CACGCGCCGTATCCACCACTTCCGCCGCATCAGCAGCCGTCGGGAGCGTCGGGGTACTAGCAGTATccaccgccgcagcagcagcagctgccggAGGGAGGGTCGAGGGACTGGGATGCTTGGGGGTGAGCTTGTTGCTCTTCATAATGTATTGTCGTGCACTTTGTGAGATGAACTgttggatttgagatgttaagatggattatgtgagacatgtgatgtggatGGCATATTTGTTAAATATGTgatatttgtgatatatatgatgtgttatatttgtgaaatatgtgatgttgaagctggaaatataaacaaaaataaaaaaaatgctctctggacTCTTTGCAGAGAGctaatatttgccgagagcccaaCTAACTGGGATCTCGGCAAAGAGTAAGATTTGCCGAGCACCTAACTCTCGGCAAATatgactctttgccgagagcatattctagggctctcggcaaagctttcctttgccgagcgctggctctcggcaaacctttcctttgccgagcgctggctctcagcaaagaagttttttttttaaaccaCCTCAGCCCCATaatctattttttttttaaaaaaaaaattctttgccgagagttgctctcggcaaagaagtgtaTGGGACGACCGTTACGGGCGGGTTGCCGTTACAGCGGTGATATTTTGCCGAGAGTTAGGTTTTGCTGAGAGTTTttattttgctctcggcaaagagtttgccgAGAGGGGCTTTCGGCAAATAAACCTTTGCCAGGAGACCTTTTGCCGAccgctctttgccgagagcagcgCTCGGCAATTGATCTGCCGAGAGTGaaatcctctttgccgagagcttcgggctctcggcaaaggaggGGAATCCGGTTGTGAATATGATCAAAGAGAAATTGTTTCAATTTGAATTCAGACAAGGGGCCGGTCGCAGTTGATACAACCCATATTTCCTAATTAGTGCACGTGTATCGTCACTAAACCATCATATAAATAACTGTGATAATTTCATGATACCGTTGTGGTAAATTGATCATATATTTCGTGCCAAATACCAAATAAATTGAATTAtcataacacacacacacacacacacacgagtaATTAACCTCACAGCACAAacgtgttattatatttaatttgtCATATGATCAGCAATATTTTGAAATAAATTGAACTTACAATAAAAGATTCAATACATGAATTCTTCAAAACGGTCAAACTCGTCAAGCCAGCAAGCTCCAAAGATATACATATAAAACACCGATCGAAGAAACAAGGACTGAAAGCAACGACGTCTGAATTAACGCAACCACGTCCGGCCTGCATGCAGATCGACGACGACGTCCCATGCAGATGGGCCTGCAGCTCTGCCGGGCTGGATCCAAACAGCTAGTCCCATGCAGCCTGCAGATCGAATCATTTCTGCAGCAGCTCGGCGCGCTCGGTGCAGGACACGTCCGCCCTGTTGCTGTCCGCCTTGTCGTCCGGGTCCCCGCCGACGATGACTGGTGCGCAGTAGTACGTGGTCTGCGGAGCCGACTTGTTGAACCCGGACACCACCTCCGTGATGAGATCGCCCTCTATCCGCATCGTCACGCCGCCGACGATGCCGTCGCCGCTGTACAGCATCGCGAAGTAGGGCGGGTGTACAGCGTCGGACGTCAGGTGCAGCTGCAGGTCGGTTTCCACCGTACCCAGCTGCTCCACGGTCTTCGACTTGCTGAGTGAGAAGAAGACGAAGGAGTCGGCGGCGGGGTTCGACGACGTCGCCCGCGAGTCGTTGCCGAACAGGTACACGGTGATGTTGGTGTAGTACATGCGGACGCGGCCGCTGGGGTTGTAGAAGCGGACTTTCACATCTAGGACTATCTCGGCATTCTTCGCCGGCGACGGCGACTGCGACAGCGGCTTGTTGAAGAAGGGAAGTGAGCCCCCGACGACCGATACAGACAGCAGCTCAGGGCGGAGAACCACCTTGATGGCGTGCACTGTAACGGCAACGATGAGAACGGTCATCACCAAGGCCAGCACGTACCTCGCCGCGTCTAGCCATCGGAATGTCGTCGTTGATTTCTCGCTGTCACCGTTAGCTGCCATTGTAAGACGACGTAACAGCTAGCTTTGTCGACTTattgctcaaaagaaaaatatttttttgactTCTACAACGTCTACGTGGACCTAGCTAGCTAGAGAAATGAGCTAGTCTGCTTGGTTCACCGACGCAGCGACCTATTTATAGATCTGTGTTTTGGAAAGGCCATCCATAGTTCAAtatacactactagagaacagactttagaacgatgtctcaatttgacattagcctcggcattttttgccctcgggactagagaggcctttagtcctggttggtgtctccaacagagactaaaggtccctgtccaacggctaaaccgggactaaaagtcctccaacctttagtcccggttggtaataccaacccagactaaaggtagaccctttagtcccggttggtaataccaacccggactaaatgaccctttagtcccggttggcaccaatcgggactaaaggtccctggatgggttagttcaaaaggaaagcatcccatctattgttagatgtgttgtgtaggtggggtggtaagctacgcgcgaggcagtgcataaggtcttgggttcgaatctcacgtggcgcagcggtgggaggtattttttttttaaagctgggaggatctttagtcccaattgtggcaaaccgggactaaagaacaatacctttagccccggattgctagtcccggttgggaaaccgggagtagagctagttTCCAACCAGGACTAGATCtcatttatgtagtagtgatACTACAGAGCTGGCAAATGACAAACATGTATTTGTCGAATTCTATGTATTTCGACACGCGTACACACATAATTTCTGTTTTGTACCAAGCCATAAAAtaacttactatactaatttacgagattattgTAACTCCCTCTTCAGTGATTTAATCGCTCTATTCCAAGTTATAAGGTGCTTTGACATTTTTAGATAAGtagattttactatgtatctatatatacatttatgtctagatacatagtaaaatcaatGCATCTAGAAAAAGCCAAAATGTATTATAATTTGGAATGCAGGCAGTACTAATTTAGCATAGCATATTACTAGCTATTTTGTTTGATTTAAAGAGCTTATTACTATTCTGGTTTACACATTAAATTTCTTCTTCTAACAACTTCTATGTACTAAATATATCTATATTCGATATGAAAACTGCTACACTATACATCTTATTTTACCTTTTCTACTAGTATGGATTACggcagtgttcggctggctggctggccagccacctcatgaaatcactgttcacgtcctgccagaacagtattttcctctcacaacaatcagcagaaacagtatttttcagtcctgccgaacatgcCCTACATTTTTGATATATCAAGTTAAACACAAAATTGTCGTATAGACTAGGTTAGGCCTTGCTTGGACCCATGAAACACcaaaccaagtttagggacccaaatgTATCGTTTTGGAAGTTCGTGTACCGTGATAACACCGTcggccaagtttagggaccggcgATGATCATCTTAGAAGTTCGTGGACTGGAATGATACCGctaacactactacaaaaacaaaTTTGCGCAGCGTTGCGATAACGCTCTCCGCGACGGGCTCCTATTTTTGCCTGCTacggtaaatcccacgatttaccgcggcgggcattttttatttactgaggcgggcacttttgcccgccacggtaaattgatttaccgtggcggacctcttaatatgcccgccacggaaaataccTATTTTCCATGGCGGGCATATTAAGAGGTCCGCCACGttaaatcgatttaccgcggcgggcatcctataaagcccgcctcggttaaggccgAGGCCCAATAGGCCCAGGGCGAGGCCCGTAGCGGGTACTGGTATAAAAtgaacacttagggtttcagttCTCTTACCTCTCATTCCCCTCCGCCGCCCTACGCGCAACAGGTCCCCGTCCAGATTCATCCACTCCTCTTCCCCTTCGTCTCGGTCCGCTCCGCCCCTTTTCCCCTTCTCGTCGTCGCAACCGCCGCCCATCCGGGGCTTGGATTGGCCTTCCCCCACTGCTGCTGGTAGGCAAGGAACCCCTTCCGCTCTTCGCTCCGACGGATTTGCTCGTTCCGTTTGTCTCTGGTAGAATCTGTTCGCCTACCGCTGCCTCGAATCCGTTTGTCTCCGGAGCAGCGATGGAGCACTAATACTTACAATTTTCCGATGGTTTGTCATGTTCCCAGGTGGATGTGCCCTTGACTGCccagcgcccgcccgcccgcccgccttcCCGCAGCAGCAATGGACGACGGGGACCGGGATTTGTCCAACCCGGACACGTACCTGTGCCCGGCGCTCGGCACCGACCCGCCTAGCAGCTGCTCCATGGACAGCTACTTCGACGAGATCCTCAAGGACACGGAGCACCACGCCTGCACGCCGCCGTGCCCAGTATCTCTCTCTcccaccctctctctcctctcagtACCTCCCTCATCTCTCTCTCGTAGGCGAGGAGCTGCGTGGCGCGCAGGGACGGGTGATCCACACGGCGGCAGATCCAGGCGGCCGCGTCGAGTCCCTACGACATGGATCCACACGGCGGTGGATCCAGGGCGGCCGTGTCTACTCCCTGCTCCCACGACGTGGATCCACACGGCGACGACACAGATCCACGGCGAGACGGCCCCAACCTGCGGCAATGACGCAGATCCTGCGAGGATGACCTCCCCGGCGGCAGATCCGGCAAGGTGGAGACCCCGGGGCGGATCCAGCAAGGTGCGGTGGCGCCAGTATTGGGTTGTGAATGGGCTCGTCAGTGGGCTCGAGAATGGGCTCGCTGGTGGGTTcctgggtttttttttttgaaacgtttaaccgcggcgggcatcctaacgtgcccgccgcaggaactcgattaaccgcagcgggcaaagtGGTCCGCCGCGggaaggccacgatttaccgtgaccttttcACGCTGGCGGACGCGTTTGCCCGCTGCGCAAAAGCAAATTCGCCCGCCGCGGAaaacgtttctgtagtagtgtgaccaagtttaattaaggacccACATATATCAGTTTGAAAGTTTATGGATCGGTATGGCACCGACGGCCAAATTTAGGGACCCCGGTGGTGAGTTTTACTCTTATAAAGCATTTGATGAACATGTGAATGCACGCATCTTGTGCCCACCGATTGGGCCAGGGAAGCTCGGCCACAACCTGCTAGGTATGAACAAGATGCATGCCCCAGGCTAGGCCTTTGATCCTGTCATCTAGTCATCATATCATCCAGCAAAGTGCAAAGGTGCCCTAGTACAGTTCACCAACATATATATACGTTATATATTCTCTCCTCAACGCTGTGCAGCTATGGCAAAGTATAAAAGGTGTCGATCGGTGGTAAATCAGTGTAGTGCATACAATGTACGGTGGTTGGCTACTTCCTTTTCTTTGTCATGTGATTGTTTCACCTTTTGTCTCTCGGTCCctcctgctgcttcttcttcgttCCCTTTAGAAAAGCTACCTCGTAGAGAACACGATGCACACCGAGCGAGTAATATTCTCCTAGAGCAGATAGATCTCATCGAGTAAACTTCAAGTGCGGACACACTTGTTGGGGTGGAGGCGTACACTACAGTAACTCAGAGATTACTGGACGATATGAAAGAGTAACAGATATTACTGTACATATATATTTCCTGAACTACGATAATTCAGAGATTACTCAATGGGTAAGCAGAAAAGATATGATTACTCCATACGTTTTTAAAGAAAGTTCCATGTTTAATTCTTAATTCTTAAATATTTTCATATATCAACACCAAATTAGATTTGAAGGTGACAAAATCTACTGATGATCGATTAAAGAGTCTTTATTCAGAATATATGTCTAGTAGGGAGCAAAGCACAAATAAGAAGGCAAATTTGGAAATGGCAGAATAT
The nucleotide sequence above comes from Miscanthus floridulus cultivar M001 chromosome 18, ASM1932011v1, whole genome shotgun sequence. Encoded proteins:
- the LOC136523086 gene encoding uncharacterized protein; translated protein: MAANGDSEKSTTTFRWLDAARYVLALVMTVLIVAVTVHAIKVVLRPELLSVSVVGGSLPFFNKPLSQSPSPAKNAEIVLDVKVRFYNPSGRVRMYYTNITVYLFGNDSRATSSNPAADSFVFFSLSKSKTVEQLGTVETDLQLHLTSDAVHPPYFAMLYSGDGIVGGVTMRIEGDLITEVVSGFNKSAPQTTYYCAPVIVGGDPDDKADSNRADVSCTERAELLQK